One Canis lupus dingo isolate Sandy chromosome 29, ASM325472v2, whole genome shotgun sequence genomic region harbors:
- the PKIA gene encoding cAMP-dependent protein kinase inhibitor alpha isoform X2: protein MTDVETTYADFIASGRTGRRNAIHDILVSSASGNSNELALKLAGLDINKTEGEEDAQRSSTEQSGEAQGEAAKSES from the exons ATGACTGATGTGGAAACTACATATGCAGATTTCATTGCTTCAGGAAGAACAGGTAGAAGAAATGCAATACATGATATCCTGGTTTCCTCTGCAAGTGGCAACAGCAATGAATTAGCCTTGAAATTAGCAGGTCTTGATATCAACAAGACAG AAGGTGAAGAAGATGCACAACGAAGTTCCACAGAACAAAGTGGGGAAgcccagggagaagcagcaaAATCTGAAAGCTAA